In Nocardioides sp. zg-1228, a single window of DNA contains:
- the mce gene encoding methylmalonyl-CoA epimerase — translation MSPDLPGHPLGDVQHLFTAIDHVGIAVPDLDEAMAFYRDTYGMEVLHEEVNEEQGVREAMVGVGDSGSCIQLLAPLTPESTIAKFLDRNGPGIQQLAFRVDDVEHVAGVLRERGLRLLYDAPRRGTSDSRVNFIHPKDAGGVLVELVEPAASAH, via the coding sequence ATGAGCCCCGACCTGCCCGGACACCCCCTCGGTGACGTCCAGCACCTGTTCACCGCCATCGACCACGTGGGCATCGCCGTCCCCGACCTCGACGAGGCGATGGCCTTCTACCGCGACACCTACGGCATGGAGGTCCTCCACGAGGAGGTCAACGAGGAGCAGGGCGTGCGCGAGGCGATGGTCGGGGTGGGCGACTCCGGCTCGTGCATCCAGCTGCTCGCCCCGCTGACCCCCGAGTCCACGATCGCGAAGTTCCTCGACCGCAACGGCCCGGGCATCCAACAGCTCGCCTTCCGCGTCGACGACGTCGAGCACGTGGCGGGCGTCCTGCGCGAGCGTGGGCTGCGCCTGCTCTACGACGCCCCGCGCCGTGGCACCTCCGACAGCCGGGTCAACTTCATCCACCCCAAGGACGCGGGCGGCGTGCTGGTCGAGCTCGTCGAGCCCGCCGCGTCCGCGCACTGA
- a CDS encoding acetyl-CoA C-acetyltransferase translates to MSGSVIVAGARTPIGRLLGGLKDLTAADLGGVAIKGALEKAGVTGDQVDYVIMGQVIQAGAGQNPARMAAVKGGVPMDVPSITINKVCLSGLNAIALADQLVRAGECEIVVAGGMESMTNAPHFLPKSREGVKFGDVSLVDSMAYDALFDQFTSQAMGLLTEECNAAGANLTREEQDTFAAYSHQKAAVAWKNGVFADEVVPVEVPQRRGEPVVVAEDEGVRGDTTVESLGKLRPAFSKAGTVTAGSASQISDGAAAVVVMSKAKAEELGLTWLAEIGAHGQVAGPDSTLQLQPAAATARACEKEGISPTDLDLVEFNEAFAAVGIASARELGIDDAKVNVNGGAIALGHPVGMSGTRVVLTLALELQRRGGGVGAAALCGGGGQGDALIVRVPSA, encoded by the coding sequence ATGTCCGGATCCGTCATCGTCGCCGGGGCCCGCACCCCGATCGGCCGCCTGCTCGGCGGGCTGAAGGACCTCACCGCCGCCGACCTCGGCGGCGTCGCGATCAAGGGCGCCCTCGAGAAGGCCGGGGTCACGGGCGACCAGGTCGACTACGTGATCATGGGCCAGGTCATCCAGGCCGGCGCCGGCCAGAACCCGGCCCGCATGGCCGCGGTGAAGGGCGGGGTCCCGATGGACGTCCCCTCGATCACGATCAACAAGGTCTGTCTCTCCGGGCTCAACGCCATCGCGCTGGCCGACCAGCTCGTGCGGGCGGGCGAGTGCGAGATCGTGGTCGCGGGCGGCATGGAGTCGATGACCAACGCGCCCCACTTCCTTCCCAAGTCGCGCGAGGGCGTGAAGTTCGGCGACGTCTCGCTCGTCGACTCGATGGCCTACGACGCGCTGTTCGACCAGTTCACCTCGCAGGCGATGGGCCTGCTGACCGAGGAGTGCAACGCCGCGGGCGCCAACCTCACCCGCGAGGAGCAGGACACCTTCGCCGCCTACTCGCACCAGAAGGCCGCCGTCGCCTGGAAGAACGGCGTCTTCGCCGACGAGGTGGTGCCGGTCGAGGTCCCGCAGCGCCGGGGCGAGCCGGTCGTGGTGGCCGAGGACGAGGGCGTGCGCGGTGACACCACGGTCGAGTCGCTGGGCAAGCTGCGGCCCGCCTTCAGCAAGGCCGGCACCGTCACGGCGGGCTCGGCCTCGCAGATCTCCGACGGCGCCGCCGCGGTGGTCGTGATGAGCAAGGCGAAGGCCGAGGAGCTCGGTCTGACCTGGCTCGCGGAGATCGGCGCGCACGGCCAGGTCGCCGGGCCCGACTCGACCCTCCAGCTGCAGCCGGCCGCCGCCACCGCGAGGGCCTGCGAGAAGGAGGGCATCTCGCCCACCGACCTCGACCTCGTGGAGTTCAACGAGGCGTTCGCCGCCGTCGGGATCGCCTCGGCGCGCGAGCTCGGCATCGACGACGCCAAGGTCAACGTCAACGGCGGCGCGATCGCCCTCGGCCACCCCGTGGGCATGTCCGGCACCCGGGTCGTGCTCACCCTCGCGCTGGAGCTCCAGCGCCGCGGCGGGGGCGTCGGCGCGGCCGCGCTGTGCGGCGGCGGCGGCCAGGGCGACGCCCTGATCGTCCGGGTCCCCTCTGCCTGA
- the meaB gene encoding methylmalonyl Co-A mutase-associated GTPase MeaB: MTRRGAVTVPDLVDRARRGDPAAVARLITLVEDASPLLREVMAALGPHAGRAHVLGITGAPGVGKSTTTNALVTGLRRSGRRVGVLAIDPSSPFSGGALLGDRVRMGDHALDRDVYIRSMGARGHLGGLAWSTPQAVRVLDAAGCDVVVVETVGVGQSEVEVAGLADTTLVLLAPGMGDGIQAAKAGILEVGDVYAVNKADREGADRTRRELRTMLSMAERRDGAWRPPVVQTVASTGEGVDALLGEVDRHAAWLAESGELARRRTLRARHEVEAIALAALRERWGRTEAGAELDVLARRVAAGDVDPYAAADELLAD, from the coding sequence ATGACGAGGCGTGGCGCCGTAACGGTGCCCGACCTCGTCGATCGCGCCCGCCGGGGCGACCCGGCCGCCGTGGCCCGGCTGATCACGCTCGTCGAGGACGCGTCCCCGCTCCTGCGGGAGGTGATGGCCGCGCTCGGCCCGCACGCCGGGCGCGCCCACGTGCTGGGCATCACCGGCGCGCCGGGCGTGGGCAAGTCGACCACGACCAACGCGCTCGTCACCGGGCTGAGGCGCTCGGGCAGGCGCGTCGGCGTCCTGGCCATCGACCCCTCGTCGCCGTTCTCCGGTGGGGCGCTGCTCGGCGACCGGGTCCGGATGGGCGACCACGCCCTCGACCGCGACGTCTACATCCGCTCGATGGGTGCCCGCGGCCACCTCGGCGGGCTCGCGTGGTCCACGCCGCAGGCGGTCCGCGTCCTCGACGCGGCCGGGTGCGACGTCGTGGTCGTCGAGACCGTCGGCGTGGGGCAGAGCGAGGTCGAGGTCGCCGGGCTGGCCGACACGACGCTCGTGCTGCTCGCCCCGGGAATGGGTGACGGGATCCAGGCCGCCAAGGCGGGGATCCTCGAGGTCGGTGACGTCTACGCGGTCAACAAGGCCGACCGCGAGGGCGCCGACCGCACCCGCCGCGAGCTGCGCACCATGCTGTCCATGGCGGAGCGTCGAGACGGGGCGTGGCGTCCGCCCGTGGTCCAGACCGTGGCGAGCACCGGCGAGGGGGTCGACGCGCTGCTCGGCGAGGTCGACCGGCACGCCGCGTGGCTCGCGGAGTCGGGCGAGCTCGCGCGCCGTCGTACGCTCCGTGCCCGGCACGAGGTCGAGGCGATCGCGCTCGCCGCGCTGCGGGAGCGTTGGGGGCGCACCGAGGCGGGAGCCGAGCTCGACGTCCTGGCCCGGCGGGTGGCCGCGGGCGACGTCGACCCCTACGCGGCGGCCGACGAGCTGCTGGCCGACTGA
- a CDS encoding SDR family oxidoreductase, which produces MTTSGSYDFTGYQVLVVGGARGEGHAIASDFASSGASVTVTGTMMLRSLYDTDLSAFDYESVNLARQDSIDHLAASITHIDVLVLAAPCALPHGLPPDEQAFIAQAVRSGLLGPTFLTTRLRLKLGQSPALGGGCVVHTGAVTSWLQLSGTPEAARRDLVETTARAGHNWAGLGVRVNAVLPMSPSVLPRQYAPGPASGGGSRTAGGTLVRARSPQVADAVADATLFLASSAAARITGQTLLIS; this is translated from the coding sequence ATGACGACATCCGGGTCGTACGACTTCACCGGCTACCAGGTGCTGGTCGTCGGTGGCGCGCGCGGCGAAGGGCACGCCATCGCCTCCGACTTCGCGTCCTCCGGCGCCTCCGTGACCGTGACCGGCACGATGATGCTGCGCTCCCTCTACGACACCGATCTCTCGGCGTTCGACTACGAGTCGGTCAACCTCGCTCGGCAGGACTCGATCGACCACCTCGCCGCGTCGATCACGCACATCGACGTCCTGGTGCTGGCGGCGCCCTGCGCCCTCCCCCACGGCCTTCCCCCCGACGAGCAGGCCTTCATCGCCCAGGCCGTCCGGTCGGGGCTGCTCGGACCGACGTTCCTCACCACTCGGCTACGGCTCAAGCTCGGGCAGAGCCCGGCCCTGGGCGGGGGGTGCGTCGTCCACACGGGGGCGGTGACGAGCTGGCTGCAGCTCTCCGGCACCCCGGAGGCGGCCCGCCGCGACCTCGTCGAGACGACGGCCCGCGCCGGCCACAACTGGGCCGGACTCGGCGTGCGCGTCAACGCCGTGCTCCCGATGTCGCCGTCGGTGCTGCCGCGCCAGTACGCCCCCGGCCCCGCGTCTGGCGGCGGCAGCCGGACCGCCGGCGGCACGCTCGTGCGGGCCCGCTCGCCGCAGGTCGCCGACGCCGTCGCCGATGCGACGCTCTTCCTGGCGAGCAGTGCCGCCGCCCGGATCACCGGCCAGACCCTGCTGATCAGCTGA
- a CDS encoding GtrA family protein: MGSRAAALLTRHRRNVGLLARFGVVGASGVLVNLLTLVVLRRLGPHFDDAVVAIGSSGFNLRWYHVYSTIAFLVANLSNFQLNRTWTFKSSGAAPWWREYWPFFVVGVGCQVVGLALLTLLMHPHSPIGLSRELLDDSSGLRNRLYWAQLIVITLVTPLSFVVNKLWTFAAVRTARVDLGEPRRADDVRTR, from the coding sequence ATGGGATCCCGGGCGGCCGCCCTGCTGACGCGGCACCGGCGCAACGTCGGCCTGCTCGCCCGCTTCGGTGTGGTGGGCGCCTCGGGCGTGCTGGTCAACCTGCTCACGCTGGTCGTGCTGCGCCGCCTCGGCCCGCACTTCGACGACGCCGTCGTCGCGATCGGCTCGTCCGGCTTCAACCTGCGCTGGTACCACGTCTACTCCACGATCGCCTTCCTCGTGGCCAACCTGTCCAACTTCCAGCTCAACCGCACGTGGACCTTCAAGAGCAGCGGCGCCGCGCCCTGGTGGCGCGAGTACTGGCCGTTCTTCGTGGTGGGCGTCGGCTGCCAGGTGGTCGGACTCGCGCTGCTCACCCTCCTCATGCATCCCCACTCCCCGATCGGCCTGTCGCGCGAGCTGCTCGACGACTCCTCGGGCCTGCGCAACCGGCTCTACTGGGCCCAGCTGATCGTGATCACGCTGGTGACCCCCCTGTCGTTCGTGGTCAACAAGCTGTGGACGTTCGCCGCGGTGCGCACGGCCCGCGTCGACCTGGGCGAGCCGCGCCGGGCCGACGACGTACGGACGCGGTGA
- a CDS encoding tetratricopeptide repeat protein — protein sequence MTQQPFSRPGAIDLSGLGRPAPQAGAPAPHPTSPTGAHSYSVTVDEQSFQGLLEQSTTAPVLLAFYSRSRMPESGQLADDLATVVEEHEGRYLLGLVDIDATPQIAQAMQIPSIPLVVAVVDGRPMPLLQDPLPIDELRTALTQVAQQLTAQGITGRHQPRTGAVPDAEGEEETVDPRYAPAQDALAAGDIDAAVAEYQKLVDANPADVEAAGGLAIAKVMQRTQGVDLAAARAAAADNPDDVDAQTMVADLDMLGGHVEDAFARLVGLVARTSDKDRERARDHLLGLFAAVGNDDPRVLAGRRNLASALF from the coding sequence ATGACGCAGCAGCCGTTCAGCCGCCCCGGTGCCATCGACCTGTCCGGTCTCGGCCGGCCCGCACCCCAGGCGGGCGCACCCGCTCCCCACCCCACCTCGCCGACCGGCGCGCACTCCTACAGCGTGACCGTCGACGAGCAGAGCTTCCAGGGCCTGCTCGAGCAGTCGACGACCGCGCCCGTGCTCCTCGCCTTCTACTCGCGCTCCCGGATGCCCGAGAGTGGGCAGCTCGCCGACGACCTCGCGACCGTGGTCGAGGAGCACGAGGGTCGCTACCTGCTCGGCCTCGTCGACATCGACGCCACGCCGCAGATCGCGCAGGCCATGCAGATCCCGTCGATCCCGCTGGTCGTCGCCGTGGTCGACGGCCGCCCGATGCCGCTGCTGCAGGACCCGCTGCCGATTGACGAGCTGCGCACCGCGCTCACGCAGGTCGCCCAGCAGCTCACCGCCCAGGGCATCACGGGCCGCCACCAGCCGCGCACCGGCGCGGTGCCCGACGCCGAGGGCGAGGAGGAGACCGTCGACCCGCGCTACGCGCCCGCCCAGGACGCGCTCGCCGCCGGCGACATCGACGCCGCCGTCGCGGAGTACCAGAAGCTCGTGGACGCCAACCCGGCCGACGTCGAGGCCGCGGGCGGGCTCGCGATCGCCAAGGTCATGCAGCGTACGCAGGGGGTCGACCTCGCCGCCGCGCGTGCGGCGGCCGCCGACAACCCCGACGACGTCGATGCCCAGACCATGGTCGCCGACCTCGACATGCTCGGCGGCCACGTCGAGGACGCCTTCGCCCGGCTGGTCGGCCTGGTCGCCCGCACGAGCGACAAGGACCGCGAGCGCGCCCGCGACCACCTGCTCGGTCTGTTCGCGGCCGTCGGCAACGACGACCCGCGCGTGCTGGCGGGTCGTCGCAACCTGGCCTCAGCGCTCTTCTGA
- the ppdK gene encoding pyruvate, phosphate dikinase — protein MTWVYDFADGNKDQKDLLGGKGANLAEMTRLGLPVPPGFTISTETCRAYLAEGGEPEGLAEEVTAHLAALEEAMGKRLGDADDPLLVSVRSGAKFSMPGMMETVLNVGLNDTSVAGLAARSESDRFAQDSYRRLLQMFGSTVLHVDAELFSDALDEAKRAKGTDSDLDLDADDLRGVVEAFKAIIVDQTGSEFPQDPRDQLDLAVRAVFDSWNTDRARLYRRQERIPEDLGTAVNVQAMVFGNFGMDSGSGVAFTRDPASGEQGVYGDYLQNAQGEDVVAGIRNTVPLADMAEIDRRSYDDLMGIMTRLERHYRDMCDIEFTVERGKLWMLQTRVGKRTPEAAFRIAVHMVDEGLIQLDEAVLRVSGDQLAQLMFPRFDETSERTLLATGMNASPGAAVGKAVFDSDTAVEWAERGEDVILVRKETNPDDLRGMVAARGILTSRGGKTSHAAVVARGMGRTCVCGAESLDVDARAKEFRVRDGEIVREGDVISIDGTTGEVFAGAVPVADSVVVRHFEGESLDDDLAHAVARIMAHADGARRLRVRTNADTPDDAARARRFGAQGIGLCRTEHMFLGERRELVEQLIVAQGEDGVEDALAALLPLQRQDFTEILEAMDGLPVTIRLLDPPLHEFLPDLTDLSVEVALAEERGEVDERAATLLTHVRRLHEQNPMLGLRGVRLGIQIPGLFRMQARAIAEAAADRMAANGSPRPEIMVPLVASVRELEIVRAAIEQQVAAVEEERGITLDIAIGTMIELPRAAFLADRIAQAADFFSFGTNDLTQMAWGFSRDDVESSFFSRYFEHGIFDVSPFESLDQRGVGGMVEMGTTKGRETRPDLKVGVCGEHGGDPRSVHFFDDVGLNYVSCSPFRVPVARLEAGRSVLAKRDSEER, from the coding sequence ATGACCTGGGTCTACGACTTTGCGGACGGAAACAAGGACCAGAAGGACCTCCTGGGCGGCAAGGGAGCCAACCTGGCGGAGATGACGAGGCTCGGGCTGCCGGTCCCACCGGGCTTCACCATCTCGACCGAGACCTGTCGCGCCTACCTCGCCGAGGGTGGCGAGCCCGAGGGCCTGGCCGAGGAGGTCACCGCCCACCTCGCGGCGCTCGAGGAGGCCATGGGCAAGAGGCTCGGCGACGCCGACGACCCGCTCCTGGTCTCGGTGCGCTCGGGCGCGAAGTTCTCCATGCCGGGCATGATGGAGACCGTCCTCAACGTCGGCCTCAACGACACCTCCGTCGCCGGTCTCGCCGCGCGCAGCGAGTCGGACCGCTTCGCCCAGGACTCCTACCGTCGGCTCCTCCAGATGTTCGGCAGCACCGTCCTGCACGTCGACGCCGAGCTGTTCTCCGACGCGCTCGACGAGGCCAAGCGGGCCAAGGGCACCGACTCCGACCTCGACCTCGACGCCGACGACCTGCGCGGGGTCGTCGAGGCGTTCAAGGCGATCATCGTCGACCAGACCGGCAGCGAGTTCCCGCAGGACCCCCGCGACCAGCTGGACCTGGCGGTCCGGGCGGTCTTCGACTCCTGGAACACCGATCGCGCCCGCCTCTACCGCCGCCAGGAGCGCATCCCCGAGGACCTCGGCACCGCGGTCAACGTGCAGGCGATGGTCTTCGGCAACTTCGGCATGGACTCCGGCTCGGGCGTGGCCTTCACCCGCGACCCCGCCAGCGGCGAGCAGGGGGTCTACGGCGACTACCTCCAGAACGCCCAGGGCGAGGACGTCGTCGCCGGCATCCGCAACACCGTCCCCCTCGCCGACATGGCCGAGATCGACCGTCGGTCCTACGACGACCTGATGGGGATCATGACGCGCCTGGAGCGGCACTACCGCGACATGTGCGACATCGAGTTCACCGTCGAGCGCGGCAAGCTGTGGATGCTCCAGACGCGCGTGGGCAAGCGCACGCCGGAGGCGGCCTTCCGCATCGCGGTGCACATGGTCGACGAGGGCCTGATCCAGCTCGACGAGGCCGTGCTCCGGGTGAGCGGTGACCAGCTCGCCCAGCTGATGTTCCCCCGCTTCGACGAGACGTCGGAGCGCACCCTGCTCGCCACCGGCATGAACGCCTCCCCCGGCGCGGCCGTGGGCAAGGCGGTCTTCGACTCCGACACCGCGGTCGAGTGGGCCGAGCGCGGTGAGGACGTGATCCTGGTCCGCAAGGAGACCAACCCCGACGACCTGCGCGGCATGGTCGCCGCCCGCGGCATCCTCACCAGCCGCGGCGGCAAGACCTCCCACGCCGCGGTCGTCGCGCGCGGCATGGGACGTACGTGCGTGTGCGGGGCCGAGTCGCTCGACGTCGACGCGCGGGCCAAGGAGTTCCGCGTGCGCGACGGCGAGATCGTCCGCGAGGGCGACGTGATCTCGATCGACGGCACGACCGGCGAGGTGTTCGCCGGTGCGGTGCCCGTCGCCGACTCCGTCGTGGTGCGCCACTTCGAGGGCGAGAGCCTCGACGACGACCTCGCGCACGCCGTCGCCCGCATCATGGCCCACGCCGACGGCGCCCGGCGGCTGCGCGTGCGCACCAACGCCGACACCCCCGACGATGCCGCCCGCGCCCGCCGCTTCGGCGCCCAGGGCATCGGCCTGTGCCGCACCGAGCACATGTTCCTCGGCGAGCGCCGCGAGCTCGTGGAGCAGCTCATCGTGGCCCAGGGCGAGGACGGCGTGGAGGACGCGCTGGCCGCGCTGCTGCCCCTGCAGCGCCAGGACTTCACCGAGATCCTCGAGGCGATGGACGGGCTCCCGGTGACGATCCGGCTCCTCGACCCGCCCCTGCACGAGTTCCTCCCCGACCTCACCGACCTGAGCGTCGAGGTGGCGCTCGCCGAGGAGCGGGGCGAGGTCGACGAGCGCGCGGCGACCCTGCTCACCCACGTGCGGCGCCTGCACGAGCAGAACCCGATGCTCGGCCTGCGCGGCGTGCGGCTCGGCATCCAGATCCCCGGACTGTTCCGCATGCAGGCCCGGGCCATCGCCGAGGCCGCGGCCGACCGGATGGCCGCCAACGGCAGCCCCCGCCCCGAGATCATGGTGCCGCTGGTCGCCAGCGTCCGCGAGCTCGAGATCGTGCGCGCCGCGATCGAGCAGCAGGTCGCCGCGGTCGAGGAGGAACGCGGCATCACGCTCGACATCGCGATCGGCACGATGATCGAGCTCCCCCGCGCGGCGTTCCTCGCCGACCGCATCGCCCAGGCGGCCGACTTCTTCTCCTTCGGCACCAACGACCTCACCCAGATGGCGTGGGGCTTCTCCCGCGACGACGTGGAGTCGTCGTTCTTCTCCCGCTACTTCGAGCACGGCATCTTCGACGTCTCGCCGTTCGAGTCGCTCGACCAGCGCGGCGTGGGCGGCATGGTGGAGATGGGCACGACGAAGGGCCGCGAGACCCGTCCCGACCTCAAGGTCGGCGTCTGCGGGGAGCACGGCGGCGACCCGCGGTCGGTGCACTTCTTCGACGACGTCGGCCTCAACTACGTCTCGTGCTCGCCCTTCCGCGTGCCGGTGGCCCGCCTCGAGGCCGGACGCTCGGTGCTGGCGAAGCGCGACTCAGAAGAGCGCTGA
- a CDS encoding GNAT family N-acetyltransferase: MPAPQPTLTDGTVTLRPWRDDDIEPAAAGHDDDIDFWFGNAERPTVEAQREIVRGWRERAASGDFASFVIEEATTGGPAGVVEVRRIAERGVELSWWLYAGRRGRGLATRAVRVVTDWALTGADQGGWGATRVQARVEPGNRASMRVATRAGLRQEGVQRVEPGSGDRPETTEYVVLARLAGDPPLSDPESFRSLLNSFLPRKRAISQMLLRDPDGRVLLCQLTYKRDWDLPGGVVEVGESPRLAVQREVEEELGLEVEPGALVLTDWLPPWGGWDDALCLVYDGGTHAPEVLEDVVMQEREIRDVRFCTLEEVDELAADFTARRVRAAVEGTLPYTESGR; the protein is encoded by the coding sequence GCGGGACACGACGACGACATCGACTTCTGGTTCGGCAACGCCGAGCGCCCCACGGTCGAGGCGCAGCGCGAGATCGTGCGCGGGTGGCGCGAGCGCGCCGCGAGCGGCGACTTCGCCAGCTTCGTCATCGAGGAGGCGACGACCGGCGGACCGGCGGGGGTGGTCGAGGTGCGCCGGATCGCCGAGCGGGGCGTCGAGCTCTCCTGGTGGTTGTACGCCGGCCGGCGCGGTCGCGGGCTGGCGACGCGTGCCGTGCGCGTGGTCACCGACTGGGCGCTGACCGGCGCCGACCAGGGCGGCTGGGGCGCGACCCGCGTCCAGGCCCGGGTCGAGCCGGGCAACCGGGCGAGCATGCGCGTGGCCACCCGGGCCGGCCTGCGCCAGGAGGGTGTCCAGCGGGTCGAGCCCGGGTCGGGCGACCGCCCGGAGACCACCGAGTACGTCGTGCTGGCGCGGCTGGCCGGCGACCCGCCGCTGTCGGACCCCGAGAGCTTCCGCTCGCTGCTCAACTCCTTCCTGCCCCGCAAGCGGGCCATCTCCCAGATGCTGCTGCGCGACCCCGACGGCCGCGTGCTGCTGTGCCAGCTCACCTACAAGCGCGACTGGGACCTCCCCGGCGGCGTCGTCGAGGTCGGCGAGTCCCCGCGGCTCGCGGTGCAGCGCGAGGTGGAGGAGGAGCTCGGCCTCGAGGTGGAGCCCGGCGCCCTCGTGCTCACCGACTGGTTGCCGCCGTGGGGCGGCTGGGACGACGCGCTGTGCCTGGTCTACGACGGCGGCACCCACGCCCCGGAGGTGCTGGAGGACGTGGTGATGCAGGAGCGCGAGATCCGCGACGTGCGCTTCTGCACGCTCGAGGAGGTCGACGAGCTGGCCGCGGACTTCACCGCCAGGCGGGTGCGCGCGGCCGTTGAGGGGACACTGCCGTATACGGAGTCCGGCCGCTGA